ATACAAGTATATCAAGACAAAGATAATTGCAAGCAACACTATGCCTATTATATATGGAAGGGCTTCTTTAAAGGTATAGGGTGCTTCCAAAGGAGGTTTAATATCTTTTATTGCTTGTGTTGTGTCAATTTGAATGGATTTTACTTCAAGCAATAATGCCTGGGTTTCGAAAATACGGGCACTATCGCCATTTTTTAAGAATCTCAAAGGAGGTATTACAAAAAAGCCAGTATCAAAGCAGGTTATTTGCAAATTTTGAGTTAAAGAGACTGTTTTTTGATCTTTTGAAAAAACAGTATCAATTTTTGAAACTTCAACAATTTCAATTTTATTTATGCTATCAGTTAAAACAGGCCATTGTACGAATTTCCCGTTTTGGTCAATTATACTGGCAGGTAAAAAAACTTTTATTTGCAAGGCAGCCTGAGCCCCTATTGCAATCCTGTTTGTATCTAATTTTGCAGTTGCAGTATAAACCTGGCCGAAAACATTATTTAACAGCAAGAGCGCTGTTACTAACAAAACTATATACTTTTTCAACTTTAAAAAAAATTCTTTTCGTTAGTACTTGTATTTTTATTTTTTCTCTTATCCTACTTTTACTTATCTTCCTGATTCCCGCTGTTTGAATAAATTCATCAAGGGTTGAATATAGGGTTTATGTGTACCAAGTTTTGTAAAATCCACTCCTGATCTTTTGAAAATTTCCTTCAATTTATTATCTTCCATTTGAGCAGCTATTGCATATTGTTTTCTTGTTTCACTGCGTGAGGTATCCACCCAAATCATTTCCCCGGTTTCAGCATCTTGCAGTCTAATCAATCCAACATTGGGAAGATGCCTTTCACGTTCGTCATAAATTTGAAGTGCTACAACATCATGTTTACGGTTTGCAATTTTCAATGCAGTTTCAAATCCTTCATCCATAAAATCAGAAATTACAAATGCAGTACTTCTTTTTTTAATTACATTGGTAAAGTATTTCAAAGCCATTGCAATATCTGTCTTTTTGTGTTCGGGATTAAAATCTATGAGTTCGCGAATTATCCTTAAAATGTGAGATCTGCCCTTTTTGGGAGGAATAAATTTTTCGATTTTATCACTAAAAAAAACAACACCAATGTTATCATTGTTTTGAATTGCCGAAAAAGCAAGTACAGCACAGAGTTCAGTTACAAGATCCTGTTTGAGTTGTTTCTGACTTCCAAATTCTCTTGAGCCACTAACATCAACAATGAGCATAACAGTAAGTTCTCTTTCCTCCTGAAACACTTTAATGTAAGGGGTTCTTAATCGGGCAGTCACATTCCAATCGATAGTTCGAATATCGTCTCCTGGTTGATATTCCCTAACTTCACTAAAGGTCATTCCCCTTCCCTTAAAGGCACTGTGGTATTCCCCGGAAAAAACCTGGCTACTGAGTCCTCTGGATTTAATTTCTATTTTTCTTACTTTTTTTAATAACTCCGTTGTTTCCATCTCAAATATTAATGCACCAGAACTAGTAAATTAATTTTTCTACTTCATCTAATCCCATTCTCATCAAACTATGGAACTTCAATTGTATTTAAAATCTCGGTTATAATGTCTTCAGAGCTAATATTTTCTGCCTCTGCCTCATAAGTTAAGCCAATTCTATGACGCAACACATCATGACAGATAGCTCGCACATCCTCGGGAATAACATAACCTCTGCGTTTTATAAAAGCATATGCCTTAGCTGCAAGAGCAAGGTTTATACTTGCCCTTGGGGATCCGCCATAAGAAATTAAGGGAGCAAATTTATCCAGTTTATATTCCTTAGGATTTCTGGTTGCAAAAACTATATCAATTATATATTTTTCAATTTTTTCATCCATATAAACTTCACGCACGGTTTTTCTTGCCTTTAAAATATCATCGGGATGTAAAAGCTTTCTTGCCTTTGGCATTCCATCAGGTGAAATATTAGCACGAACAATCTTTATTTCTTCTTCTTTTTTAGGATATCCCAAAACAACTTTTAACATAAAACGATCAACCTGGGCCTCTGGCAAAGGGTAAGTTCCCTCCTGTTCAATTGGATTTTGAGTTGCCAATACAAGGAAGGGCTCAGGAAGTTTATAGGTTTTGTCACTAATTGTCACCTGTCTTTCCTGCATGGCTTCAAGTAAAGCACTTTGTACCTTGGCAGGAGCACGATTAATTTCATCGGCAAGGATAAAATTGGCAAAAATAGGTCCTTTTCTTACAGTAAATTCTTCGTTTTTTTGATTGTAAATCATTGTTCCAATTACATCCGCAGGTAAAAGATCCGGAGTGAATTGTATTCTGGAAAAATCAGCCTGGATAATTGATGATAAGGTATTAATTGCAAGAGTTTTGGCTAAACCAGGAACACCTTCCAATAATATATGCCCATTAGAAAGCAATCCTATAAGCATTCTTTCAACCATATATTTCTGGCCAACGATCACCTTGTCCATTTCCATAGTAACAAGATCCACAAATGCACTTTCATGCTTTATTTTCTCATTTAATTCCCTTATATCTGTTGTAGCAGAATTGGAATTATTAACAATTATTTCTTGTTGGTTACTTATTTCTGAAGATTCGGTCATAAATTAATTTTTTTAGGGAGCATTTTTACAATTTTTGTGCCGTCAGATTCTAATAACGTAAAAAAAATAAGAAAATGACATTTTGGCAAAAATATCTTTAATTATCAGAAGAAAAAAATGATTTTTTTTCAGTTTTTTCTTCTGATGTCCGGTAAAAGTTTTTTAGATTCCTCGCTACGCTTGGAATGACAGGCATTTCAAAACATATTCCTCACTTTCAATGTCATTTCGAATGAACGCAGTGTAGTGAGGAATCTTTCCTATTTTACCGGACATTAATGATTTTTTTCTTTATGTTGACATAGAATTGATAAAAATTATACTGTTTCTATGCAGTTCTACCTTTGAATAGTCATGCTCAATATAAAATATATAAAACATGACTTTACCATTTGACAATTAAAATAACAAAATATCTACAAATGAAATAATCATATACAAACCCATATATATATAACATGACTATCCAGATTATTCGGAATTACAATTGAAACACGATTTATATACCTATGAAATAGCCATGCACGAACCGTTCACAAACGCTAATGAATATAACATGGCTATCCCGATAAATCGGGATGACTATTAAAAAACAAATTATATACATATGAAATAGCCATGCACCAAACGTGCGCAAACACTAATGAATATAACCTGGCGTCCCGATAAATCGGGATGACAACTAAAAAAACAAATGCTTTAGCATTCTTGAGTTCCTTAAAGAAAGGAAAAATTAAAAACGAATAAATTATCTACATATGAAATAGCCATGCACGAACCGTTCACAAACGCTAATGAATATAACATGGCTATCCCGATAAATCGGGATGACCTTAAAAAAACAAATTATATACATATGAAAATTTACTGTCAAAAAAATTCCAATCAATTATTATTTGCCGTACATTTAATGAAAATTTTATAGCTTCATGTATTTAAATTTCCATCGTTTTTTATTGTTTTTTGCTTTTTCTACATTTATTTATTCCTGTTCAAGCCCGATATTCACTCAAAGAAAATACTTTTTTGGGTCTTATAATGCCAATAATGTTACTTTATGTAACACAGAGGCTGGAAGTGAAGAAACAGCAAAAGAAAAAATCAAGCAAAAAGCAAATGCAGAAACAGAAAAAACACTGTTAGACCTTCAGGCAATAAAAACTAAGGAGCCTTTAATGGGATACAAGAAAGGCCTGGAGTTGGTTGCTTGCTTAAATTCAGAAACTGTTTTTAAAAATCTGCATAGTTCCACTGAAAATATTCATATAAAAGAGAAAAAAAAGTCTCAGGCAATAAACATGTATATCCATACAGATTCAAGTCCTGCTCTTGATTTTCTTCAAAAACCAAAAGAAAAGAATGCTTCTATAATGGATATATTAGAATTAACTTCATTCATGTTTATTTTTGCTTCCATAGTATTGCTTCTTTTTTCTAACATTCTTTGGGTTTTCTTTGGTGTTGCAGCCGTTGTCCTTTTTATTCTAGTGCAAATTATTTGGTAGTTTTCTTTCTTTCTTCTGTATTTTCATGCTTTTTAAACTTCAGGCTCCACATTCCGCGTAAATCCCCAATTTTATAGCCTGTGGCCTTATCTAGTGGATAATACTTATACAATTTTATTTCAGTAGCCAAATCAATTTCCTTTCCACTTTCTCCGTGGCATTTCAGGCAAGTATTATTTGCAACAAATATTGGTTTATAATAATAGACTGCATCTTCTCTTTTTTGAAGCTCATCCATTAATGGTTCTCCTTTAATATTACCAGCAGTATACTTTTCCAATTGTTCTTTTTCAAAATCATTGAAAGGCTCATTTTCACGGTTCCTGTTTTTTAGTGAAACACGCCTTATCATACAGGAATATTTTTGAGAAAGTGAATGGGTAAGTTCTATTATTTTTAAGTTGCAGAATTGAATGGCATATGCTTCTCCCTTTTCTTCAATGGCAGAATTTATGTTTTTCAATAAATTTGCCTGGATAACAAGTGTAATGGAATCTCCTAATCTTCTGTAATTATTTATTGATTCCTCTTCGGCTGCCAAAACGGCACTTCGCTCCCTATGGTCTAATAAACAACTGCTTACCGTTATTGAAAGGATTGATAAAATGCTAAACAACCTTACCATTATTTTTAAATTTTATACTAAATATACGCAATAAGTTTTACTGTTTTATGGGAAATAGGATCAATTTCTTTCACTGCTCTACTTTATTGTTTTCAGAGGCTTACGAGCAAACAATTTCTAACTTAGATAAAAACGCTAATTTGGAAAAAAGTGCTGGGCCAGTGGCAGGATACTTTTAGAATTATAGCCGAAATACTCTTTAATTTTCAGCAAATAATAAATTTTGCTGCCTGGTTTTCAACCGGTAAGATTAAACTTTGGCTTCCTTTATTTTTTCAAAAAGATCGGCAAATTGAAATTTACTTCCATCAAATAAGCCTTTATCACTTAATTTCAATTCAGGAATAACAAGCAGAGCCATAAAGGATAAAGTCATAAAGGGAGCTTTTAATACACTTCCCATTTCTTTTGCCAATTTATCAATTTCCGAATAATTTGCTGCTACAGTTAAATAAGGGGCATTGCTCATAATCCCAGCTATGGGCAAAGGAAGTATCCTTTCAGTAAGTCCTGAAACAAGAGAGATTCCTCCTTTTTCATGGATTATTAAATCAACCGCTCTACAAATGCTCTTATCGTCAGTACCAACTACAACAATATTATGACTATCATGAGCAACTGATGAGGCTATAGCTCCCATTTTAAATCCAAAACCATTTATAAAAGCAATACTAACCGGGCTATCCATATACCTGTTCACCACGCATATTTTTAAGATATCGTTTTTCGTATCAGATATTGCCTTGCCTTTTATTGTTTTTACAGAAGTATAAATACTTTCAGTAACTAGCTGTCCATCTACTGCCTTTATTACCCTTATTTTACCATCTTGGGAATCAATGGAATAATCTGTTGGCTTCTTTTTTTTGACATTAAAGTTATTTATAGGGTTTGCTTGAATGTGAGGAATGAATGAGTTTCCATTTTCAGCCAGAAGCTCCCCTTTTATATAAGTTCTTATATTGCTTAATTCCTCAAGATTATCAACTAGTATAAAATCAGCATCATCATTTTTTTGCAAAAGGCCAACATCAAGATTATAATGTTTTACAGGGTTTACACAGGCACATAACAATACATTCAATTTATCAAATCCAAGACCAAAGGCTTTTTTAACAAGTTCATTGATATGCCCTTTAATTAATTCATCGGGATGCTTGTCATCACTGCAAAACATTATTTTTTCATAATATTTTTCAATCAATGGAGAAAGTGCATCAAAATTTCTTGCCGCTGAGCCCTCCCGAATTAACAATTTCATACCTAAATTCAATTTCTCCAACCCTTCTTCATAGGTAAAACTCTCATGATCGGTTGAAATTCCTGCTGCCACATATTTTTTCAGATTTTCACCACTTAAACCAGGTGCATGTCCATCAACTAGCTTATTTTTATCTAAAGCAGCACTGATTTTGGCAAGCATTTGTTCATCTCCATTAATTACCGCAGGATAATTCATAACCTCTGCTAAATATTTAATCTCATCTTTTTCCAAAAGATACTTTATGTCCTGAACAGAAATGACCTCACCTGCAGTTTCGTATTCAGTAGCAGGAACGCATGAGGGGGCTCCGAAATTAAATTTAAATGGAACACTGGCAGCACTTTCAATCATGTATTCCACACCTTTTACTCCCATTACATTTCCTATTTCATGCGGGTCGGAAACAGTTGCTACTGTACCATGAATAACTGCAATTCTGGCAAACTCTGCTGGCACAAGCATTGAACTTTCAATGTGTATATGAGAATCAACAAAGCCAGGTAAAATGTAACCTGTTTGCGGTTGGTTAAGTTTTTCAATTTCTTTTATTTTCCCATTGTTCACTGTAATTTTACCAGGAAAAATCTTCCTGTTCACAACGTCTACAATGTTTCCACTTATTGAAAAAATTTTATCCATAGCTTTAATGCTTTTGAATCTAAAATTAAGAAAAAAAAAGGCCTATTTGCATTATTAATATTTTCCGATAACTTTGTTACTTATTATTAATTAATTTTTTTTACAATGGCAACAGGAAAAGTAAAATTTTACAATGAAACTAAAGGATTTGGATTTATTGTAGCAGATGATACAAATGAGGAAATATTTGTGCACGCTTCAGGACTTTTAGATGAAATTCGTCAAAATGATGAAGTATCTTTTGATATTACAGAGGGAAAAAAGGGTGTTAACGCGATTAATGTTAAAAGGGTTTAAACCTAAAAATTAGTCTTTTTATCCTTAATGTAAAACAAACCAGCTCAAAAAGTTGGTTTGTTTTTTATTTATTCGAACAAAGAAAAAACAGTTTTTTCTATTCCAATGTAAAGTCCATCTGCTCTTAATTCAACAGGATAAGCACGTACATAATCACCTCCCCCTCCGGCTTGTCTGCCTGATACCAAATTAAATTCTAACTTATGCCAGGGACAAACTATATTTTCTCCTGAACAATGTCCTGAACTCAAAGATGCACCCTGGTGTGGGCAAATATCGTTTACCGCAAAATAACCAGTTTCTAATTTAATAAGACAAATGCTTTTGTTAGCTACGTGTACAGCAATGGGAATTTTTAATTCAGGTTCATTTAACTTTAAAAAATCAGCATCAAAAACTTTATACCAAATTATTTTCTTCCTGAATATCATTTTTTGAAGCAGATAAAAGAATAAGGATGCAAATTATAGCTTTCACATTGTAATTTCAAAACTTCCCCATTCAGTATAACATGGGTTGGAATTTAAAACACATTTTCACAATTAAAATTCTCAGGCCATTTTGCAGTTGTTTTTTTGTAAAAATCACAAATTACTTTATAATCCTTTTCTTTATCACCTGAAGGCATTAAAGCTGGGCCAATTCCAGCCACTTTGTTTTTATAATCAAGATAGCCAAGAACAATAGGCACTTGTGCCCCCAAAGCAACATGGTAAAAGCCACTTTTCCATTTATCAACCCTGCTTCTTGTTCCCTCTGGTGGTATCATTACAATTATCTCATCTTTGCTATTAATTAATTCTATCATGGCATCCACCATACTGTTGCTTTTTGATCGATCTACCGGAACTCCTCCAAGGCTTTCAAACATTCCTTTAAAAGGAAACCTGAATAATTCTTTCTTTGCCAAATATTTAACATCCAGGTTAAATTCTTCTAAGGCGCCAATGCCATAAACAAAATCCCAATTGCTTGTATGAGGAGCTGCTAATAACACACATTTTTTGGTTCCTAAGGGAAGTCCTCCCTGAATTTTCCAGCCGTGTTTCCGGAATATCCAGTTAAATAATTTTCGCATAATCCTATTCTTGGAGTGTTTCGGTGAAAAAATCGTTGGTGAAATTAACCAGATAAAGTTTTTCTGAAGCACGTGATACGGCAGTATAAAGCCATCTGATATATTCCCTGTTAATCATATCCTTTGTAAGATAGCCTTGTTCAACAAATACACAGGGCCATTGCCCGCCTTGTGATTTATGACAGGTTATGGCATAAGCAAACTTAACTTGCAAAGCGTTGAAAAAAGGGTCTTTTTTTAATTTTAAAAATCTTTCTCTTTTGTTGGTAATATGCATATAATCCTCCATTACCTTTTCATAGAGTTGTTTATTCTCCGAGCTATTCAATGAAGGCGATTCTGAAGAAATGGTATTTAACAGAAGTTTTGCTTCAAACTCAGCTTCTTCAGGATAATCAGCCATACGTAATACCACATCGGCAAAACTAAATCCATATGCTTCCTTTCTTGCTTTTACTTTTAATATTTCCACAATGTCGCCATTTGCCACAAAACCAGCTTTTGAAGTATCTGGTAGCCAAAAGTAATTATTTTTCACAACCATCATCAGGTCTCCAGCGGAAATTTCTTCTTCATTCCAAAGAATTCTAGCCCTTATTTGCTGATTGTAAATGTTAGCACGCTTATTTGAACGGCAAATAATCATGGTGTCTTCCCTACCCCATTTCCCATAGGCATCATTTATTGCGTCCTCTAATTCACCACCGGAAATCCTGACAATATCCTTAAATCCCTCCATTTCAAACACCGGGGTAAGAATTTTATCATTTTGCAAAATAGTTCTCAAAAGGGTGGCATTTTGAAGAATTCCTGATTCTTGCTTTTGCCTTACAACTTGTTTTAATTCTCCCTGGAAAATATTTACCAGAAAGTTTTTTGCCAGATATTCTCCATCCAATGCAGGACTTAAATCAGAACCAACGGGAGGTAGTTGTGCAGCATCGCCAATGAAAATAATTTTACAGTTTACCCCTTCTCTAACATAAGCCAGCAAATCTTCCAATAAGCTCCTGGCAGAGGAATAATTGCTTTCAGCTGTGGAATTATCTGCTATCATTGATGCTTCATCCACTATAAAACAAGCATTGGAATGTAAATTAGGCATACATTGAAAAACTCCTGTATTATCAGCTTCACCCTTTCTTTTATATATTTTTTTATGGATGGTTAAAGCCTGACGATTAGAATAATTTCCCAGTACTTTTGCAGCTCTTCCAGTTGGAGCAAGTAAAATAGGTGTTATTTTAAAAGCTGGAAGGGTTTTAACCAAAGCACTGACTAAAGTGGTTTTACCAGTTCCTGCATATCCTTTTAGAATAAACAATAAATTTGATTCGGTGGATTTAATAAACTCCCCTAATTGATTAATCACCTGCTCCTGTCCTGGAGTGGGCTCATAATTAAATTGTTTTAACAATAAAGCATTAATTGAAGGCGTTGTCATTACTTTAAAATCAATTGGTTTCAAAGGTAACAAGGATTTATCAATATATTTGTCCATAAAACTTCAAGTTTTATTGAAATTGAATAACATTTTTGGTTTAAAAAAATTGTAGATTTGCAACTTATAAAAAATTAAACTCTTATGAAACTTGGAATTTCAATTGCACTTTCACTGTCAATTCTTGTATTAGGTTATTTTGTTTATGACAGTATAAACAGCAGAATTAAATTTGAAAAAGAAACAACCAGAAGAAATAAAGTGGTTGAGGAAAGATTAAAGGATATTCGTACTGCACAACTTGCATACAAAAACCAAAAAGGAGAATACACCAATAATTTTGATTCCCTAATATCTTTTGTGAAATATGATAAGATGCCCATTATCATGCAAATAGGTGATGCAGAAGATTCAATAGCAGTTGCTTCAGGCCAGGTAATACGCGATACTACCTATATAAACATTATTGACACCTTGTTTTCACAAACCAGGATGCTAAATCGTTTAAGACCTTTTTACCTCGATTCTATTTCTTATGTTCCTTTCAGCAATGGTGAAAAATTTGACCTTGATGCAGGTGAAATTGAAAAAAACAAGGTAAAAGTTAAGGTATTTGAAGTCTTTGCAACTTATAAGAAAATTTATACCGGGCTTGAAACCAAAAAACAAAATGTGAAAGTTCATGAAGGTTTAAGAGTTGGTTCAATGACAGAACCTTCTACAAGTGGAAACTGGGAATAATCATACAAAGACCATTCATAACATTGTTGACGAAGCCTATAATGCCTCATCCACATTGTTGTACCATTTGTCCATTCAAATTGGGTTAAATGAATTTTCTTATTGTATTCTTGATCTAAAAAACAATAAGTTTCTTATTCTTAAATCTTACCAGTACGATAAAATATTCAATTGGACTCAACTGGCTAATGCTATTGAAAACACTATTAAAACAGATGAAATGCTTAAAAGCAAGTATAAATCTGTTTCAGTTCTATTAGAACACAATCAATTCACTATTATTCCTGCTCCTCTTTTTGATAATAACAACCAGAAGGATTACCTGAAATTCAATGCAGATTTTGAGCAAAATCAGTCTTTTGGCAATGATATTTTAAAAAGCATTGAAGCGCATAATGTTTTTGTTATTCCAAATGTTGTTGAAAAATTAATATTCAACTATTTTGGAGCAAATAAAATTACTCATCATACTTCAGCTTTAATTGAAAGTTTTATAAAAAGCACCAAAAACAGCAATGAAAAACAGTTGTTTGTGAATGTGCATGTTTCATCTTTTGATTTTGTATTAATTGAAGGAAACAAATTAATTTGTTGCAACTCATTCCACGTGCATTCAAAGGAGGATTTTATTTACTACCTTCTTTTTGCCTGTGAACAGTTTAAATTGAATCCTGAAAAAATAAAACTTGTGGTATCAGGGGATATTGAAAAGAGTTCTGATAAGTATACTGATCTATACAAATACCTCCGCAATGTCAGTTTGATTGGCCGCAATAATGCTTCTCACCATTCTTATAAGTTCGATGAAATTCCCGAACATTTTTATTACAACTTATTAAACCATTATTCAGCATAATTAAACTATGGACTTAATAAATTGATTTAAATTAAGGGAACTTCAATTATTCTCCTATTAAATCAGCCAGTTCCAGCCAACGCAATGATTTTTCTTCAAGAGTTTGAATCAAGTCTCCCAACTGTAAAGCTTTTTCCTGCAACACATCCTGGTTCAATGTTCCTGAATTTAAAAGCATTTCCAATTCTTTTTTTTGATTCTCGAGTTTTGCTATTTCGATTTCCAGATCATCATAGGCTTTTTTATCCTTAAAAGACACCTTTTTTTCAACAGCCTTTTCAACAATTACCGCAGACGGTTTAATCGCTATTTGTTTTGCTTTCGCTTTTTCATCTTTTTCCCGATCAATTAGCCATTCTCTGTATTCGCTGTAATTTCCTGTAAAATCCTTGATTACTCCTTCTCCTTCAAAAACAAAAAGGTGATCAGCAAGTTTATCCATAAAATACCTATCGTGAGAAACAATGATAAGGCATCCTTTAAAGCTCAGCAGAAAATCTTCCAATACATTAAGTGTTAGAATATCCAAATCATTGGTAGGTTCATCCAGAATCAGGAAATTAGGATTTTTTATCAATACCGTTAATAAATACAACCTTCTTTTTTCCCCTCCGCTAAGCTTACTAACATAAGTATATTGGATTTCGGGAGAAAACAAAAAATGCTGAAGAAATTGAGAAGCGCTAAGTTTGCTGCCATCTCCTAAAGGAATAACCTCTGCAATATCTTTTACCACATCAATTACGCGTTTATCTTCATTTAATTTAAGCCCTTCCTGAGAATAATATCCGTAAACAATAGTATCACCTACGGCCACTTTTCCAGAATCCACCGGTTCTTTGCCGGTTATGATATTTAAAAAGGTTGATTTTCCTGTTCCGTTTTTCCCTACTATCCCTATTCTTTCTCCAGTTTTAAAAGTATAATCAAAACCCTTCAATATTTGAAGGTTATCATAACTCTTGTAAATCTTTTTCAATTCAAGAATTTTTCCACCAACACGTGTCATTTTAACATTCAATGTTAATTCAGCTTCTTTTTTCTTGCTATTTGCCTTTTCCTCCACATCATAAAAAGCATCTATTCTTGATTTTGATTTTGTGGTACGTGCTTTTGGTGATTTCCTTATCCAATCCAGCTCTTTTCTATACAGGTTTTTGGCTTTGTCTATTTGTTGTCCTTCATTGAATTCACGCTCCTGCTTTTTCTCAATAAAATAGGAGTAATTTCCTTTGTAGGTATATAAAATACCGTTATCCAATTCAATAATTTCATTGCAAACACGATCCAGGAAATACCTGTCGTGAGTTACCATTAATAAAGTTATGTTTTGTTTTACCAGGTAATTTTCAAGCCATTCTATCATTTCAAAATCCAGGTGATTTGTAGGCTCAT
The genomic region above belongs to Bacteroidota bacterium and contains:
- a CDS encoding ABC-F family ATP-binding cassette domain-containing protein, encoding MNYLSIENLSKSYGIRVLFKEISFGINKGQRVALVARNGTGKSSLLKIISGKDTADSGNVTFRKDIKTAFLNQEPELDGTRTVMQEVFGNNNPVLNAIREYEECLIAQENGEDDQDRFQAAFEGMEQQKAWDYETKIKQILTQLKITKLEQLTSELSGGQQKRVALAKVLTEEPDLLILDEPTNHLDFEMIEWLENYLVKQNITLLMVTHDRYFLDRVCNEIIELDNGILYTYKGNYSYFIEKKQEREFNEGQQIDKAKNLYRKELDWIRKSPKARTTKSKSRIDAFYDVEEKANSKKKEAELTLNVKMTRVGGKILELKKIYKSYDNLQILKGFDYTFKTGERIGIVGKNGTGKSTFLNIITGKEPVDSGKVAVGDTIVYGYYSQEGLKLNEDKRVIDVVKDIAEVIPLGDGSKLSASQFLQHFLFSPEIQYTYVSKLSGGEKRRLYLLTVLIKNPNFLILDEPTNDLDILTLNVLEDFLLSFKGCLIIVSHDRYFMDKLADHLFVFEGEGVIKDFTGNYSEYREWLIDREKDEKAKAKQIAIKPSAVIVEKAVEKKVSFKDKKAYDDLEIEIAKLENQKKELEMLLNSGTLNQDVLQEKALQLGDLIQTLEEKSLRWLELADLIGE